In Neisseria brasiliensis, the following proteins share a genomic window:
- the fdx gene encoding ISC system 2Fe-2S type ferredoxin translates to MPKITVLPHATLCPEGAVIENAPEGKTVLDVLLDYDIEVDHACEKSCACTTCHVIIRKGFDSLEEPTEIEEDLLDQAWGLEADSRLSCQAVVADEDLVVEIPKYTINHAREDH, encoded by the coding sequence ATGCCAAAAATTACCGTATTACCACACGCAACATTGTGCCCTGAAGGCGCAGTTATCGAGAATGCGCCGGAAGGCAAAACCGTATTGGACGTTTTGTTGGATTACGACATCGAAGTGGATCACGCCTGTGAAAAATCATGCGCCTGCACCACTTGCCACGTGATTATCCGCAAAGGTTTCGACAGCTTGGAAGAGCCGACCGAAATCGAAGAAGACTTGCTCGACCAAGCATGGGGCTTGGAAGCCGATTCACGTTTGAGCTGCCAAGCAGTGGTGGCCGATGAAGATTTGGTGGTGGAAATTCCGAAATACACCATCAACCATGCGCGTGAAGATCATTAA
- a CDS encoding helix-turn-helix domain-containing protein: MKNLRLSIYSTEHLYLRQMLTARRIELGLSQRALAERLDVVHSFIGKVETGDRRLDLFEFLVYCEGLELDSLKVIEEIIHRTRPQKW; this comes from the coding sequence ATGAAAAACCTGCGCCTCTCTATTTATTCAACTGAGCATTTGTATTTACGACAAATGCTAACTGCACGACGCATTGAGCTTGGCTTATCCCAAAGAGCATTAGCCGAACGGCTTGATGTTGTACATTCTTTTATTGGCAAAGTTGAAACTGGAGACCGCCGCTTAGATTTGTTTGAGTTTTTGGTTTATTGCGAAGGTTTAGAATTAGATTCCTTGAAAGTAATAGAAGAAATAATTCATCGAACCAGGCCACAAAAATGGTAG
- a CDS encoding AAA family ATPase, translating to MWIHSIRLRNFKSYDNAVFHFPEPKDERNIVLIGAQNGHGKTTLLEAVYLCLYDKDAISHLQRAGLKGKEKSYVEFLQSALHHQAEMKYGRSEMVLELEICQHYQGQEYGLRIKRKWYFDADGKYKPTDSSMIIELAKNGYYELIDEDMAGKYLNAFALPIDYAPFFFFDGEKIVKTAEGSGAGVWLNQALKGLLGVTLLEKLRVSLRDYCTKNISQNSSNKMQEELANAERKLSHAEAHLDVFNEELSDANAQWQHWTEKRDSLMQQLGGGSDIRSSQDLMAQREKLDKEMAEFQSHIKAAIKAMPLAFLPRGRLNDLQKQLEYEKNRLNHEAGKNQIAEKVDDFWNTFVGSEKVNQALGQMAGVIFSQPLLKEAVEDCWEQLFYPLPENCADKIEHNYLSVNAHAEIQNEIARLSGMPQGEIGKLLEENAKKEAERKHIIAEIENLKGTNNDELVEQLKEANQEADKYKERTGHLKSNLIQHEKTKERCLKEVSDLQNKISESNPQLIKSRRAGEMDKVIVRLTEELLKKKVEAVGEAATRINRSIAHDERIDRIRIEASGKMGLFGRDGYESRVDLSAGQMQILIMSLVSALAEVTRYQAPFIIDTPLARLDEGHREGLFKHWSSLNQQVILLSQDTEITPEVYHRLEPHISRTYLVEAESLASAGARSQVTADVYFE from the coding sequence ATGTGGATACATTCAATCCGGTTACGGAATTTTAAGTCTTACGATAATGCTGTTTTTCATTTTCCCGAGCCAAAGGATGAGAGAAATATTGTCTTAATTGGTGCTCAAAATGGTCATGGTAAAACCACGCTTTTAGAAGCAGTTTATCTTTGTTTATACGATAAAGATGCGATTAGTCATCTCCAACGAGCTGGTCTCAAAGGTAAAGAAAAAAGTTATGTTGAGTTTCTGCAATCTGCCCTGCATCATCAAGCAGAAATGAAATATGGCCGCAGTGAAATGGTATTAGAACTGGAAATTTGTCAGCACTATCAAGGACAAGAATACGGGTTACGTATCAAAAGAAAATGGTATTTCGATGCTGACGGAAAATACAAACCTACTGATAGTTCAATGATCATCGAATTAGCTAAAAATGGCTATTATGAATTGATTGATGAAGATATGGCAGGAAAATATCTTAATGCATTCGCTTTACCTATTGATTATGCACCTTTTTTCTTTTTTGATGGGGAGAAAATCGTTAAAACGGCAGAAGGAAGTGGTGCGGGGGTTTGGCTTAACCAGGCTCTGAAAGGTTTATTAGGTGTTACTTTATTGGAGAAGTTGCGTGTTAGCTTGAGAGATTATTGTACTAAAAATATTTCTCAAAACAGTAGTAATAAAATGCAGGAAGAATTAGCAAATGCAGAACGTAAGTTAAGCCACGCTGAAGCCCATTTGGATGTGTTTAACGAAGAATTATCTGATGCAAACGCACAATGGCAGCATTGGACAGAAAAACGAGATAGTTTAATGCAACAGCTTGGTGGTGGTAGTGATATACGTTCATCTCAAGATTTAATGGCTCAACGTGAGAAACTAGACAAAGAAATGGCTGAATTCCAAAGCCATATCAAAGCTGCTATTAAAGCCATGCCGCTGGCGTTTTTACCTAGAGGCCGCTTGAACGATTTGCAGAAACAATTAGAGTATGAGAAAAATCGTTTAAACCATGAAGCAGGAAAAAACCAAATTGCCGAAAAAGTTGATGATTTTTGGAATACGTTTGTTGGTAGTGAAAAAGTAAATCAGGCATTAGGGCAAATGGCTGGTGTGATTTTCAGTCAGCCATTACTGAAAGAGGCTGTAGAAGATTGTTGGGAACAATTGTTTTATCCGTTACCTGAAAACTGTGCCGATAAAATCGAACATAATTATCTTTCCGTTAATGCCCATGCTGAAATTCAAAATGAAATCGCTCGTTTGAGTGGTATGCCGCAGGGTGAGATTGGTAAATTGCTTGAAGAAAATGCAAAAAAAGAAGCTGAACGAAAGCATATTATTGCTGAAATAGAAAATTTGAAAGGAACCAACAACGATGAATTGGTTGAACAACTGAAAGAGGCTAATCAGGAAGCCGATAAATATAAAGAACGTACAGGCCATCTGAAAAGTAATTTGATTCAACATGAAAAAACTAAAGAACGCTGTCTTAAAGAAGTTTCTGATTTACAAAATAAAATTAGTGAAAGTAATCCTCAGTTAATTAAATCCCGTCGTGCTGGTGAGATGGATAAAGTAATTGTACGCTTAACAGAGGAATTATTGAAAAAGAAAGTTGAAGCAGTTGGTGAAGCTGCTACACGGATTAACCGTTCGATTGCGCATGATGAACGTATAGACCGCATACGCATTGAAGCAAGTGGAAAAATGGGTTTATTTGGCCGAGACGGATACGAATCACGTGTAGATTTATCAGCAGGACAAATGCAGATTCTCATTATGTCGTTGGTATCAGCATTGGCAGAGGTCACACGCTATCAGGCACCGTTTATCATTGATACTCCGTTAGCTCGTTTGGATGAAGGTCATCGTGAAGGCTTATTTAAGCATTGGAGCAGTTTAAATCAGCAAGTTATTTTATTGTCGCAGGATACAGAAATCACGCCTGAGGTTTATCATCGTTTAGAGCCGCATATCAGTCGTACTTATTTAGTGGAAGCTGAATCTTTGGCAAGTGCCGGCGCGCGTTCGCAGGTTACTGCTGACGTTTATTTTGAATAA
- the dndC gene encoding DNA phosphorothioation system sulfurtransferase DndC: MNAIPIYTETPFDNIREQIIEEYLSLQQSYPWIVTFSGGKDSTLVAHLVFEALLALPASMRKREVFFVSNDTLVESPLVVQHMRGELNKILKAAKIFKLPVSGEVTTPKLQETFWTLLIGKGYPSPNRSMRWCTDRLKIQPTSKFILDKVAENGAAIIILGVRKDESSTRKASIESHQNLTDSNLTPHGSLPNAFVYRPIVDLSTDDVWEFLASNNPPWGGSHSALVKLYREAAGGECPIVLSQEEAPGCGTNSSRFGCWTCTVVNKDRSLQGFVDVGKTEYQPLINFRDWLVEIRNKPEYRQVERRNGTITIKDGKHIPGPFTVEARQMILAKLLEIQAVYGQQLITQEEVDLIKQIWAEDLIQSHTRKKA, from the coding sequence ATGAACGCCATCCCTATTTATACAGAAACACCATTTGACAATATTCGTGAACAAATTATTGAAGAATATTTGAGTTTGCAGCAGTCCTATCCTTGGATTGTGACATTTTCAGGCGGTAAAGACAGTACTTTAGTGGCGCATTTGGTTTTTGAGGCTTTGCTTGCTTTGCCTGCCAGTATGCGTAAGCGGGAGGTATTTTTTGTATCCAATGACACATTAGTGGAAAGCCCATTGGTTGTGCAGCATATGCGCGGTGAACTTAATAAAATTTTAAAAGCCGCTAAGATTTTCAAATTGCCGGTTAGTGGTGAGGTTACTACACCAAAATTACAAGAGACATTCTGGACGCTGTTAATTGGTAAAGGTTATCCATCGCCTAATCGCAGTATGCGGTGGTGTACTGACCGTTTAAAAATTCAGCCAACCAGTAAATTTATTTTGGATAAAGTTGCCGAGAATGGTGCAGCCATCATTATTTTAGGTGTACGCAAAGATGAATCCTCTACTCGTAAAGCGAGCATTGAAAGTCACCAAAACCTTACTGATTCTAATCTTACGCCGCATGGTAGTTTGCCCAACGCCTTTGTATATCGCCCAATTGTTGATTTAAGCACTGACGATGTATGGGAGTTTTTAGCAAGCAACAATCCACCGTGGGGTGGTTCACATTCTGCATTGGTCAAACTTTACCGTGAAGCTGCGGGGGGCGAATGTCCAATTGTATTGTCACAGGAAGAAGCGCCTGGTTGTGGTACTAATTCCAGCCGTTTTGGCTGTTGGACATGCACAGTCGTGAATAAAGATAGAAGCTTACAAGGTTTTGTTGATGTGGGAAAAACTGAGTATCAGCCGCTAATTAATTTTAGAGATTGGTTGGTAGAAATCCGTAATAAGCCTGAATACCGCCAAGTCGAGCGGCGCAACGGCACCATCACGATTAAAGATGGTAAGCATATTCCAGGACCGTTTACCGTCGAAGCGAGACAAATGATTTTAGCGAAGTTGTTGGAAATTCAAGCAGTTTACGGGCAGCAATTGATTACGCAGGAAGAAGTCGATTTGATTAAACAGATTTGGGCGGAAGATTTGATTCAATCTCATACAAGGAAAAAAGCATGA
- the iscX gene encoding Fe-S cluster assembly protein IscX, translated as MKWTDTQRIAEELYDTHGDIDPKTIRFTHLRELIMALPEFDDDPARCGERILEAVQQAWIEEAE; from the coding sequence ATGAAATGGACTGATACCCAACGCATCGCCGAAGAATTGTATGACACACACGGCGACATCGATCCGAAAACCATCCGATTCACCCACTTGCGCGAATTGATTATGGCGCTGCCGGAATTTGACGACGATCCGGCGCGTTGTGGTGAGCGTATTCTCGAAGCCGTGCAACAGGCTTGGATTGAAGAAGCTGAATAA
- a CDS encoding DNA modification system-associated small protein — translation MNRKIEEKVADLLLWSDEAAKKLMIEIAEEHGVSIEALAELVAWERDQQERIRRRGMTEMFDEIFDNKNYWK, via the coding sequence ATGAACAGGAAAATCGAAGAAAAAGTAGCTGATTTACTACTCTGGAGTGATGAAGCGGCCAAAAAGCTCATGATTGAAATTGCTGAAGAACATGGTGTATCCATTGAAGCATTGGCAGAACTAGTAGCATGGGAGCGCGACCAACAAGAGCGAATTCGCAGACGTGGTATGACAGAAATGTTTGATGAAATTTTTGATAACAAAAACTACTGGAAATAA
- a CDS encoding tetratricopeptide repeat protein, with protein MESLNQDLYQQISALCDQGDDLADEGQFNEAVKQYKEAWKLLPEPKSQWEAATWILAAMGDTHFLNGKYRQAVKDLTEALAYINALDNPFIYLRLGQSQFELGEEKAALEALQTAYELGDEELWDGEDEKYLQFLAAKVDGIVIP; from the coding sequence ATGGAATCATTAAATCAAGATTTATACCAACAAATCAGCGCGTTGTGCGATCAAGGCGATGATTTGGCGGATGAAGGCCAGTTTAACGAAGCAGTTAAGCAATATAAGGAAGCATGGAAGCTATTGCCCGAACCAAAATCGCAATGGGAAGCGGCAACGTGGATTTTGGCCGCGATGGGCGACACGCATTTTTTAAACGGCAAATACCGCCAAGCCGTTAAAGATTTGACCGAAGCCTTGGCCTATATCAATGCGCTGGATAATCCGTTTATCTATCTGCGCTTGGGGCAAAGCCAGTTTGAATTGGGCGAAGAAAAAGCTGCGCTCGAAGCCTTACAGACGGCCTATGAATTGGGCGATGAAGAATTGTGGGACGGTGAAGACGAAAAATACCTGCAATTTTTGGCGGCCAAAGTTGACGGCATTGTGATTCCTTAA
- the metE gene encoding 5-methyltetrahydropteroyltriglutamate--homocysteine S-methyltransferase produces MATLHFSGFPRVGAFRELKFAQEKYWRKEVSEQELLDVAKGLREKNWKHQAEADADFVAVADFTFYDHILDLQVATGSIPARFGFDSQNLTLEQYFQLARGNKDQFAIEMTKWFDTNYHYLVPEFHADTEFKANAAHYVRQLKEAQALGYKAKPTIVGPLTYLWIGKEKGATEFDRLSLLPKLLPVYVEILTELAAAGAEWIQIDEPALAVDLPQAWLDAYQDVYATLSQVNAKILLSTYFGSVAEHAGRLKALPVDGLHIDLVRAPEQLDAFADYDKVLSAGVIDGRNIWRANLNNVLATLEPLQAQLGECLWISSSCSLLHTPYDLSVEEKLKANKPALFSWLAFTLQKTQELRVLKTALNQGREAVVAELADSQAAADSRANSTEIHRAEVAKRLADLPADADQRKSPFAERIKAQQAWLNLPLLPTTNIGSFPQTTEIRQARAAFKKGELSAADYEAAMKKEIALVIEEQEKLNLDVLVHGEAERNDMVEYFGELLEGFAFTQYGWVQSYGSRCVKPPVIYGDVSRPNAMTVAWSTYAQTLTKRPMKGMLTGPVTILQWSFVRNDIPRSTVCKQIALALNDEVLDLEKAGIKVIQIDEPAIREGLPLKRADWDAYLAWASEAFRLSSTGCEDSTQIHTHMCYSEFNDILPAIASMDADVITIETSRSDMELLTAFGEFKYPNDIGPGVYDIHSPRVPTEGEIEHLLRKAIEVVPVERLWVNPDCGLKTRGWKETIEQLQVMMNVTEKLRKELA; encoded by the coding sequence ATGGCTACATTACATTTTTCAGGTTTCCCGCGCGTTGGCGCATTCCGTGAATTGAAATTTGCGCAAGAAAAATACTGGCGCAAAGAAGTGAGCGAACAAGAGCTGCTGGACGTGGCAAAGGGTTTGCGTGAGAAAAACTGGAAACACCAAGCCGAAGCCGATGCGGATTTTGTGGCGGTGGCCGATTTCACTTTTTACGACCACATTTTGGATTTGCAAGTGGCTACCGGCTCGATTCCGGCGCGTTTTGGTTTCGACAGCCAAAACCTGACTTTGGAACAATATTTCCAATTGGCGCGCGGTAATAAAGATCAGTTTGCCATCGAAATGACCAAATGGTTCGACACCAACTACCACTATTTGGTGCCTGAATTCCACGCCGATACCGAATTCAAAGCCAATGCCGCGCACTATGTTCGACAATTGAAAGAAGCGCAAGCCTTGGGCTATAAAGCCAAACCGACCATCGTCGGCCCGCTGACTTACCTGTGGATCGGTAAAGAAAAAGGCGCAACCGAATTCGACCGCTTGAGCCTGTTGCCAAAATTATTGCCGGTTTATGTTGAAATCCTGACCGAATTGGCTGCTGCCGGTGCCGAATGGATTCAAATCGACGAGCCTGCATTGGCGGTTGACCTGCCGCAAGCGTGGTTGGATGCTTACCAAGATGTTTACGCAACTTTAAGCCAAGTCAATGCCAAAATCTTGCTGAGCACTTATTTCGGCTCGGTTGCAGAACACGCAGGCCGTCTGAAAGCCTTGCCTGTAGATGGTTTGCACATTGATTTGGTGCGCGCGCCCGAGCAATTGGATGCATTTGCCGATTACGACAAAGTATTGTCTGCCGGCGTGATTGACGGCCGCAATATTTGGCGCGCTAATTTGAACAACGTATTGGCCACGCTTGAGCCTTTGCAAGCCCAATTGGGCGAGTGCTTGTGGATTTCCAGCTCATGTTCGCTGCTGCATACGCCATATGATTTGTCGGTAGAGGAAAAACTGAAAGCCAACAAACCTGCCTTGTTCTCATGGTTGGCCTTCACCTTGCAGAAAACCCAAGAATTGCGCGTGTTGAAAACCGCATTGAACCAAGGCCGCGAAGCGGTTGTCGCCGAATTGGCCGACAGCCAAGCCGCTGCCGATTCACGCGCCAACAGTACCGAAATCCACCGCGCCGAAGTGGCCAAACGTTTGGCCGATTTGCCGGCCGATGCCGATCAACGCAAATCACCGTTTGCCGAGCGCATTAAAGCGCAACAAGCGTGGCTGAACCTGCCGTTGCTGCCGACCACCAATATCGGTTCGTTCCCGCAAACCACTGAAATCCGCCAAGCGCGTGCCGCGTTCAAAAAAGGCGAATTGTCTGCCGCTGATTACGAAGCCGCGATGAAAAAAGAAATCGCCTTGGTGATTGAAGAGCAAGAAAAACTCAATTTGGATGTGTTGGTACACGGCGAAGCCGAGCGTAACGACATGGTGGAATATTTCGGCGAATTGCTGGAAGGCTTTGCCTTTACCCAATACGGCTGGGTGCAAAGCTACGGCTCACGCTGCGTAAAACCACCGGTGATTTACGGCGATGTCAGCCGCCCGAACGCCATGACTGTGGCTTGGTCAACCTACGCCCAAACCCTGACCAAACGCCCGATGAAAGGCATGTTGACCGGCCCGGTAACGATTCTGCAATGGTCATTTGTGCGCAACGATATTCCGCGCAGCACCGTGTGCAAACAAATCGCCTTGGCCTTAAATGACGAAGTATTGGATTTGGAAAAAGCCGGTATTAAAGTGATTCAAATCGACGAACCGGCCATCCGCGAAGGCCTGCCGTTGAAACGTGCCGATTGGGATGCCTACTTGGCTTGGGCAAGCGAAGCTTTCCGCCTGTCGTCAACCGGTTGCGAAGACAGTACCCAAATCCACACCCATATGTGTTACTCAGAATTTAACGACATCCTGCCGGCCATCGCCAGCATGGACGCGGACGTGATTACCATCGAAACCTCACGTTCCGACATGGAATTGTTGACCGCATTCGGCGAATTCAAATACCCGAACGACATCGGCCCGGGCGTATACGACATCCACAGCCCGCGCGTGCCGACCGAAGGCGAAATCGAACACCTGCTGCGCAAAGCCATCGAAGTCGTACCGGTAGAACGCCTGTGGGTCAACCCAGACTGCGGCTTGAAAACCCGCGGCTGGAAAGAAACCATCGAACAGCTGCAAGTAATGATGAACGTCACCGAGAAACTACGCAAAGAATTGGCTTGA
- the metF gene encoding methylenetetrahydrofolate reductase, producing MSYAKEINALNNSLCDLKGDINVSFEFFPPKNEQMETMLWDSIHRLKNLHPKFVSVTYGANSGERDRTHGIVKNIKQQTGLDAAPHLTGIDASPEELKQIAQDYWDSGIRRIVALRGDEPAGYAKKPFYAEDLVKVLRSVADFDISVAAYPEVHPEAKSAQADLINLKRKIDAGANHVITQFFFDVESYLRFRDRCVTVGIDAEIVPGILPVTNFKQLGKMAQVTNVKIPNWLARMYDGLDDDQGTRNLVAASIAIDMVKVLSREGVKDFHFYTLNRSELTYAICHTLGVRPLPQAA from the coding sequence ATGAGTTACGCAAAAGAAATTAATGCACTAAACAACAGTTTGTGTGATTTAAAAGGCGATATCAACGTATCGTTTGAATTTTTCCCACCGAAAAACGAGCAAATGGAAACCATGCTGTGGGATTCGATTCATCGCCTGAAAAACCTGCATCCTAAGTTTGTTTCGGTGACTTATGGCGCCAATTCGGGCGAGCGCGACCGCACACACGGCATCGTCAAAAACATCAAGCAGCAAACCGGTTTGGATGCTGCACCGCATTTGACCGGCATCGATGCTTCGCCTGAAGAGTTGAAACAAATTGCGCAAGATTATTGGGACAGTGGTATCCGCCGCATTGTGGCGCTGCGTGGTGATGAGCCGGCAGGTTATGCGAAAAAGCCGTTTTATGCTGAAGACTTAGTCAAAGTGTTGCGTTCGGTGGCCGATTTCGATATTTCCGTGGCCGCTTATCCGGAAGTGCACCCCGAAGCCAAATCGGCGCAGGCGGATTTGATTAATTTAAAACGCAAAATCGATGCCGGTGCCAATCATGTGATTACCCAGTTTTTCTTTGATGTCGAAAGCTATCTGCGCTTCCGAGACCGCTGCGTCACGGTTGGCATTGATGCCGAAATTGTGCCGGGCATTTTGCCGGTAACCAATTTCAAGCAATTGGGCAAGATGGCGCAAGTGACCAATGTGAAGATTCCGAACTGGCTGGCGCGTATGTACGACGGTTTGGACGACGATCAAGGCACACGCAATTTGGTGGCGGCGAGCATTGCCATCGATATGGTCAAAGTATTGTCGCGTGAAGGCGTGAAAGATTTCCACTTTTATACGCTCAACCGCAGCGAATTGACTTATGCGATTTGTCACACTTTGGGTGTACGCCCATTGCCGCAAGCCGCTTAA
- a CDS encoding TIGR02328 family protein — MRLWHESLISQLPRQQLLGQHRECAALRGAGWARPHATVDYVFTHPPYKLFQYHVLIMQEMHRRGYRPDEAWFDPLYRGKTEPPYAEQTPLPADHPIYPEHDADYLQECWDNLKQKGIVLHMPDTNH; from the coding sequence ATGCGCTTGTGGCACGAATCTTTGATTAGCCAATTGCCGCGCCAGCAGCTTTTGGGACAACACCGCGAATGTGCCGCCTTGCGCGGGGCAGGCTGGGCGCGGCCGCATGCGACGGTGGATTATGTGTTTACCCATCCGCCGTATAAGCTTTTTCAGTATCATGTGCTGATTATGCAGGAAATGCACCGGCGCGGTTATCGGCCTGATGAAGCGTGGTTTGACCCGCTGTATCGCGGTAAAACCGAGCCGCCTTATGCCGAGCAAACGCCGTTACCTGCCGACCACCCGATTTACCCCGAGCATGATGCGGATTATCTGCAAGAATGCTGGGACAATTTAAAGCAAAAAGGCATCGTGTTACACATGCCCGACACAAACCATTGA
- the hscA gene encoding Fe-S protein assembly chaperone HscA translates to MALLQISEPGMSAAPHQHRLAVGIDLGTTNSLVATVRSGSAVCLSDERGRKTFPSVVRYCEDGRVEVGADALKAQKIDPLNTISSAKRLIGRTLADLSKETHYLPYRFGNNERVIELNTRQGAKTPIEVSAEILKALKARAEESLGGDLVGAVITVPAYFDDAQRQATKDAARLAGLNVLRLLNEPTAAAIAYGLDNGSEGTFVVYDLGGGTFDVSVLQLTKGLFQVKATGGNSALGGDDFDHRLFCHILERADLSKLNEQDSQLLLALTREAKETLTTETSATVQATLSDGHKVDVTITRQEFHQLTQHLVQKTIDPVKQALKDAGVTKADIKGVIMVGGSTRMLHVQQAVATFFGQMPLNNLNPDEVVALGAAVQANVLAGNKTEGEWLLLDVTPLSLGLETYGGLAEKIIPRNSTLPVARAQEFTTFKDGQTAMTIHVVQGERELVSDCRSLAKFTLRGIPPMVAGAARIRVTFQVDADGLLSVSAQEQTTGVSAQIEVKPSYGLDDDTITQMLKEGMSNAADDKAARARAEATVEAESLMDAIKAALELDSDLLEAEELAKIEADITALQGRVENGSADDIRAAVTALSHSTDGFAAKRMNRNIQRALMGQSVDNI, encoded by the coding sequence ATGGCACTTTTGCAAATTTCCGAACCCGGCATGTCTGCCGCACCACATCAACACCGTTTAGCCGTTGGCATCGATCTCGGCACCACCAACAGCTTGGTCGCCACCGTGCGCAGCGGCAGTGCAGTCTGCTTGTCTGACGAACGCGGTCGCAAAACTTTTCCTTCTGTCGTACGCTATTGCGAAGACGGTCGCGTGGAAGTTGGCGCGGATGCCTTGAAAGCGCAAAAAATCGATCCGCTCAATACCATCAGTTCGGCCAAACGCTTAATCGGCCGCACTTTGGCCGACTTATCAAAAGAAACGCACTACCTGCCTTACCGCTTCGGCAACAACGAACGCGTGATTGAATTGAACACGCGGCAGGGCGCGAAAACGCCGATTGAAGTGTCGGCGGAAATCTTAAAAGCCTTGAAAGCGCGCGCCGAAGAGAGTTTGGGTGGCGATTTGGTGGGCGCGGTGATTACTGTGCCGGCGTATTTTGATGATGCGCAACGCCAAGCAACTAAAGATGCGGCGCGTTTGGCCGGATTGAATGTGTTGCGTCTGCTCAACGAGCCGACCGCGGCGGCGATTGCCTACGGTTTGGACAACGGCTCGGAAGGCACGTTTGTGGTGTACGATTTGGGCGGCGGCACGTTTGACGTATCGGTGTTGCAATTGACCAAAGGTTTGTTCCAAGTGAAGGCTACGGGCGGCAATTCTGCATTGGGCGGCGATGATTTCGACCATCGTTTGTTCTGCCATATTTTGGAGCGCGCCGATTTGTCGAAACTCAACGAGCAAGACAGCCAATTATTGCTGGCCTTGACCCGCGAAGCCAAAGAAACCTTAACCACTGAAACCAGCGCGACCGTGCAGGCTACGCTTTCAGACGGCCACAAGGTTGATGTAACCATCACGCGCCAAGAGTTTCATCAATTAACGCAGCATTTGGTGCAAAAAACCATTGATCCGGTGAAGCAGGCGTTAAAAGATGCGGGCGTGACCAAGGCCGATATCAAAGGCGTGATTATGGTGGGCGGCTCGACCCGTATGTTGCACGTTCAACAAGCGGTGGCGACTTTCTTCGGACAAATGCCTTTAAATAACCTGAATCCCGATGAAGTGGTGGCGCTGGGCGCGGCGGTGCAGGCCAATGTGTTGGCCGGTAATAAAACCGAGGGCGAATGGCTGCTGCTTGATGTGACACCTTTGTCGCTCGGCTTGGAAACCTACGGTGGCTTAGCGGAAAAAATCATTCCGCGCAACAGCACCTTACCGGTGGCGCGTGCGCAAGAGTTCACTACATTTAAAGACGGCCAAACCGCCATGACGATTCATGTGGTGCAGGGCGAACGTGAATTGGTATCCGATTGCCGCAGCTTGGCCAAATTCACCTTGCGCGGCATTCCGCCGATGGTGGCCGGTGCGGCGCGGATTCGGGTAACGTTCCAAGTGGATGCCGATGGTTTGCTGTCGGTATCGGCGCAAGAGCAAACCACCGGCGTGAGCGCGCAAATCGAAGTGAAACCGTCTTACGGTTTGGACGACGACACCATCACGCAAATGTTGAAAGAAGGCATGAGCAATGCTGCCGACGATAAAGCCGCGCGCGCACGCGCCGAAGCGACGGTTGAAGCCGAAAGCCTGATGGACGCCATCAAAGCCGCGCTGGAACTCGACAGCGATTTGCTCGAAGCGGAAGAATTGGCCAAAATCGAAGCCGACATCACTGCTTTGCAAGGCCGTGTAGAAAATGGCAGTGCCGATGATATTCGCGCCGCTGTGACGGCGTTGAGCCACAGCACCGATGGTTTCGCCGCCAAGCGCATGAACCGCAACATCCAGCGCGCGTTGATGGGGCAGAGCGTAGATAATATTTAA